GTGGTTAATTCCAATTACGTTTATAATGGGAGGAGTTATCCTCCCATTTACTTTTTTATTTATAAAGATAGGTGGTATAAATATAGACTCAATTTCGGATAATTTTAATATTATCAAATTCACTATTTACCAAGCTTTTATCTCATCTATATTAGCAACCGTTATAGGCCTTCCTGGAGCATATATCGTCGCTAGAACAAAAATGAATAAGTATTTAAAATCCACTTTTAGAATACTGTCAGCCATTCCTTTTATTTTACCGGGAGTAACAATGAGCATAGGTTTTTTAATGACATTTGGAAATAATGGAATAATAACAAATTTTCTTAAGCTCTTTGGGTTTAACCAACGATTACTTTATACTTTTTCTGCTATAATAATAGGTCATGTTTTTTACAATTTTCCGCTTTTTATCCGTATAGTTGGCGAAACTTGGGAAAAAATAGATTCCAGTATTATAGAATCTGCGAAACTAGATGGTGCAAATAATTTATTAATCTTTTTTAAAATTGAAATTCCATTAATTCTTTCATCTATTTTAAAGGCATTTCTCTTGACATATGTATATACATTTACGAGCTTTTCAGTTGTACTAATATTAGGTGGTATAAAATATTCCACTATTGAAGTTGCTATTTATATGTATACAAAAATCTTGTTTGATTTTAAAAGTGCGCTAACTTTATCAATTGTGCAAATAATATTAATATCGCTCATTTCATATATTTTATCATTTGAAAGACATACATTCTTATCAGGAAAAGCTCTGAAAGAAAAATTCCCAATTTGGGGTTATCTTTATCTATTAATAACAACTATATTTATATTTATTCCTCTTATTTACTCACTCCTTTCTGGTTTTATTAAATATGGTGGGGGATTTGGGATTGAAAATTTTAAGTTATTATTTTCAATAGATCTTAAACGCTATATTGGAACTAGTTTTCAATCGATGATTATTTTTACTCTAATGTTTTCAATATCTGCATCTCTACTTACAATTTTAATATCAATGATAGCTTCTTTTTATAACATAAGAAAAAAATTTAAGCTTGAATACATAATGTTAATACCTGCAGCAATTTCACCTGTAACACTTGCTTTTTCATATATTGCCATAGGAATAAGTCAATTTGTTGCCATACCAATAATTTACACACTCATAAGTCTTCCTATTGTCTTCGGAATTATTTCCAGTGGTTGGAAAACATTAGATGAGTTTTCAGAAGAAGCAGCGTTAATTGATGGAGCTAATTCATTTGTTTTAAATTTCAAAATTAGAATTCCTCAAATGAAATATCATATACTTACCGCTTTTGTTTATGCATTTACTCTCTCTTTAGGAGAAATGTCTGCAACCATTACCTTATCTACCCCTCCGGTTTCTACCTTCTCCATTTCAATATATAGACTTCTTAGTTCAAGGAAAATCCCTCAAGCAAGAGCACTTAACTCTATTTATTCTATAATAGTGTTAATTTTGTTTTTAATTATTGAAATTTTGAGAAACAAAAACAAAAATGACTAAATTTCAATATTGAATAATCTCTTTGCTATAATCCCTATAATAAATGATACAATCATTACACCAAAACTAATTAAAAACATTTCTAAAAAATATTGTTTAAATGTTTTTTCTTGAACAACAGAAACAAAATATGAAAACAATAATATAACAACTATTGCATTTATAATTAAAAAAGATAAAGAAATCATTGGTTTGGAAAAAACAAGATAAGGTATTACAAGAAATATAACCGTTAAAATATAAGCAATTCCAGTATATATAGCTGCTTTTAATGGATTTTGAGAATTCTTATCTGCTTTTTGAGATAAATATTCAGAAGCAGACATTGAAAGTGATGCTGCAATTCCTGTAATTATTCCAGATAATGCCACCATTCTTGAATTTTGAAAAGCAAAAGTCAATCCAGCAAGCGTTCCCGTAAGTTCAACAAGTGCATCATTCAATCCCAATACCATTGAGCTTATATAATTTATCTTTTCTTCATCAATTAGTGATAAAAGCTCTTTTTCATGAACATTCTCATCGTTAATTATTTTATTTATTTCTGGTACTTTTCCAACAAACTCTTTATACTTTTTTTGTGCTGATTCTTCACCTTTTTCCATTGCATTTAATGCAAAAGTTAAGCCAAATAAAAATGACAAAAATGTATACCACCATACTTTAAAAATATTTGGTCTTAATTCTTTATTTGTGTATTTTTTAAAATAATAATAATGCTTTAATTCATCATCTGATATTTTTATTAAAATGTTTTTATTTCTCTTATTTTTAGAAAAACTTGCAAGTTTTTTATAAACATAATATTCAGTAATCTCATTTTTCTGAAACTGAATTAAGTACTTTTCTTTATACATTTAAACACCTCCTAATATTTATTTTAGCATAAAAATGCCGAGCTAAATAGCTCGGCAACAATATTATTTTATATAATTTATATACTTTTAACTTTCCAAATATCTCTAGCATACTCTCTTATAGTTCTATCACTAGAAAACATACCTACCCGTGCAACATTCAAAAGCGCTTTTTTATTCCATCTATACTTATCTCTGTATATAAAATCTATCTCTTTATGTCTTGTTTTATAACTATCAAAATCAGCAAGTAGCATATATTCATCTGCTTGTGCTCCATTTAAACCGAATAAAAGTGATTGGAAAATATCTTTAAAGAGATCCGGATCTTTTTTATTAAAATAACCGTTATTAATAGCATCTAAAATCTTTCTAATATTTTCATTTCTTAAATATATTTCATATGGATTATATAATCTGCTTTCCTTGAGTTTAGCTACTTGTTCTGCAGTCAATCCAAAAATGAATATATTTTCATCACCAACACACTCTTTTATTTCTATATTTGCACCATCAAGAGTTCCAATTGTTAGTGCTCCATTCAATGCAAACTTCATATTTCCTGTTCCAGAAGCTTCTTTACCAGCAGTCGAAATTTGTTCACTAACATTTGCGGCTGGAATTATTATTTCAGCAAGAGAGACATTATAATTTGGTACAAAGATTACCTTTATCTTACCTGCAATTTCTTTATCATTATTTATTACATCTGCTACACTATTAATTAATTTTATAATTAATTTTGCCATTCTATATCCTGGAGCTGCTTTTGCACCAAAAATAAATGTGCGTGGGTATATATCTTGCCCAGGATTTTCTTTTAATGTTTGATATAAATAAATTATGTGCATTACATTCAACAATTGTCTTTTGTATTCATGAAGTCTTTTAACTTGAACATCAAAAATAGAATCAGGATTCACATCGATATTCAATTCTTTCTTAATATAATTTGATAATCTAATTTTATTATTTTGTTTTACTTTATAAAATTCATTTAAAAAAACTTTATCGTCTGCATATTTCTCCAAATTTTTAAGATGATCTAAAT
Above is a genomic segment from Thermosipho africanus Ob7 containing:
- a CDS encoding ABC transporter permease, which translates into the protein MDKRSNWWLIPITFIMGGVILPFTFLFIKIGGINIDSISDNFNIIKFTIYQAFISSILATVIGLPGAYIVARTKMNKYLKSTFRILSAIPFILPGVTMSIGFLMTFGNNGIITNFLKLFGFNQRLLYTFSAIIIGHVFYNFPLFIRIVGETWEKIDSSIIESAKLDGANNLLIFFKIEIPLILSSILKAFLLTYVYTFTSFSVVLILGGIKYSTIEVAIYMYTKILFDFKSALTLSIVQIILISLISYILSFERHTFLSGKALKEKFPIWGYLYLLITTIFIFIPLIYSLLSGFIKYGGGFGIENFKLLFSIDLKRYIGTSFQSMIIFTLMFSISASLLTILISMIASFYNIRKKFKLEYIMLIPAAISPVTLAFSYIAIGISQFVAIPIIYTLISLPIVFGIISSGWKTLDEFSEEAALIDGANSFVLNFKIRIPQMKYHILTAFVYAFTLSLGEMSATITLSTPPVSTFSISIYRLLSSRKIPQARALNSIYSIIVLILFLIIEILRNKNKND
- a CDS encoding VIT1/CCC1 transporter family protein, translated to MYKEKYLIQFQKNEITEYYVYKKLASFSKNKRNKNILIKISDDELKHYYYFKKYTNKELRPNIFKVWWYTFLSFLFGLTFALNAMEKGEESAQKKYKEFVGKVPEINKIINDENVHEKELLSLIDEEKINYISSMVLGLNDALVELTGTLAGLTFAFQNSRMVALSGIITGIAASLSMSASEYLSQKADKNSQNPLKAAIYTGIAYILTVIFLVIPYLVFSKPMISLSFLIINAIVVILLFSYFVSVVQEKTFKQYFLEMFLISFGVMIVSFIIGIIAKRLFNIEI